Proteins encoded in a region of the Triticum dicoccoides isolate Atlit2015 ecotype Zavitan chromosome 3A, WEW_v2.0, whole genome shotgun sequence genome:
- the LOC119269556 gene encoding laccase-12-like yields the protein MAAILVAAMVVLLSVTVAESATVEYQFEVATMNVTRLCGSKSIVVVNGQFPGPTVSAREGDLVVVRVVNKAQYNMSIHWHGVRQLRSGWADGPAYITQCPVQPGQSYVYKFTITGQRGTLWWHAHISWLRATVYGPIVILPKLGVPYPFAAPYKEVPLMFGEWWKADTEAVISQALQTGGGPNVSDAFTINGLPGPLYNCSAKDTFKLKVKPGKTYMLRIINAALNDELFFSIAGHPLTIVDVDAVYIKPITVETLLITPGQTTNVLLTAKPSYPGATYYMMAAPYSTAASGTFDNTTVAGILEYEDPSSPSSAGFNKNLPLVRPTLPQINDTSFVSNYTAKLRSLATEEYPAEVPQEVDRRFFFTVGLGTHPCAVNGTCQGPTNDSRFAAAVNNVSFVLPTTALLQSHYTGMSNGVYSSNFPAVPQSPFNYTGTPPNNTNVSNGTRLVVLSYGDAVELVMQGTSILGAESHPFHLHGFNFFVVGQGFGNFDPAKDPAKYNLVDPVERNTVGVPAAGWVAIRFRADNPGVWFMHCHLEVHVSWGLKMAWVVQDGSLPDQKLLPPPSDLPKC from the exons ATGGCGGCCATCCTCGTCGCCGCgatggtggtgctgctgtccgtcaCCGTGGCGGAGAGCGCCACCGTGGAGTACCAGTTCGAG GTGGCGACCATGAACGTGACGCGGCTGTGCGGCAGCAAGAGCATCGTGGTGGTGAACGGGCAGTTCCCCGGCCCCACGGTGTCGGCGAGGGAGGgcgacctcgtcgtcgtccgggTCGTCAACAAGGCCCAGTACAACATGAGCATCCACTGGCACGGCGTCCGGCAGCTGCGCAGCGGCTGGGCGGACGGGCCGGCGTACATCACGCAGTGCCCGGTGCAGCCCGGGCAGAGCTACGTCTACAAGTTCACCATCACCGGGCAGCGCGGCACGCTGTGGTGGCACGCGCACATCTCCTGGCTCCGCGCCACCGTCTACGGCCCCATCGTCATCCTCCCCAAGCTCGGCGTCCCCTACCCCTTCGCCGCCCCCTACAAGGAGGTGCCCCTCATGTTCG GCGAATGGTGGAAGGCGGACACGGAGGCGGTGATCAGCCAGGCACTTCAGACCGGAGGAGGCCCCAATGTCTCCGACGCCTTCACCATCAATGGCCTCCCAGGGCCGCTCTACAACTGCTCTGCCAAAG ACACGTTCAAGCTCAAGGTGAAGCCCGGGAAGACGTACATGCTCCGCATCATCAACGCCGCACTCAACGACGAGCTCTTCTTCTCCATCGCCGGACACCCGCTCACCATCGTCGACGTCGACGCCGTCTACATCAAGCCCATCACCGTGGAGACCCTCCTGATCACCCCGGGCCAAACCACCAACGTGCTCCTCACCGCCAAGCCGTCCTACCCCGGGGCGACCTACTACATGATGGCCGCGCCCTACTCCACGGCGGCCTCCGGGACCTTCgacaacaccaccgtcgccggcatCCTCGAGTACGAGGACCCCAGCTCCCCCTCCTCCGCGGGCTTCAACAAGAACCTCCCGCTGGTCAGGCCGACCCTGCCGCAGATcaacgacacgagcttcgtctccAACTACACCGCCAAGCTCCGGAGCCTCGCCACGGAGGAGTACCCGGCGGAGGTGCCGCAGGAGGTGGACAGGCGGTTCTTCTTCACGGTGGGGCTGGGCACCCACCCCTGCGCCGTCAACGGGACGTGCCAGGGCCCGACGAACGACagtcggttcgcggcggccgtgAACAACGTCTCCTTCGTGCTCCCCACGACGGCGCTGCTGCAGTCGCACTACACGGGGATGTCCAACGGGGTGTACTCGTCCAACTTCCCCGCCGTGCCCCAGTCGCCGTTCAACTACACGGGCACGCCGCCCAACAACACCAACGTGTCCAACGGGACCAGGCTGGTGGTGCTGTCGTACGGCGACGCCGTGGAGCTGGTGATGCAGGGCACCAGCATCCTCGGCGCCGAGAGCCACCCGTTCCACCTGCACGGCTTCAACTTCTTCGTGGTCGGGCAGGGGTTCGGCAACTTCGACCCCGCCAAGGACCCGGCCAAGTACAACCTCGTCGACCCCGTCGAGCGGAACACCGTCGGCGTGCCCGCCGCCGGGTGGGTGGCCATCCGCTTCCGCGCCGATAATCCAG GGGTGTGGTTCATGCATTGCCACCTGGAGGTGCACGTCAGCTGGGGCCTGAAAATGGCGTGGGTGGTGCAGGACGGGAGCCTCCCCGACCAGAAGCTGCTCCCTCCGCCGTCtgatcttcccaaatgttag
- the LOC119269555 gene encoding photosystem II reaction center PSB28 protein, chloroplastic-like, whose product MPAVMKALAAASPVSAPPSPRRSVAGSSGAPCQSLHSSFRGISLRCRPRKPAHRSPPLRSSRAAAQVVAMKPAIQFIQGTDEQTIPDVRLTKSRDGTNGVAIFEFDQPSVFDSSAELGDITGFYMIDEEGMLQTVDVSAKFVNGKPARVEAKYVMRTAGDWDRFMRFMERYSQANGLQFVKN is encoded by the exons ATGCCCGCAGTGATGAAAGctctcgccgccgcctcgccggtctcggcgccgccttcGCCCCGTCGGAGCGTCGCAG GCTCGTCAGGTGCGCCGTGTCAAAGCCTGCACTCCTCATTCCGCGGCATCTCCCTGCGGTGCCGTCCCAGGAAACCGGCCCACCGCTCGCCGCCGCTACGCAGCTCCCGGGCGGCGGCGCAGGTGGTGGCGATGAAGCCGGCGATCCAGTTCATCCAGGGCACGGACGAGCAGACGATCCCGGACGTGCGGCTGACCAAGTCCCGCGACGGCACCAACGGGGTAGCCATCTTCGAGTTCGACCAGCCGTCGGTGTTCGACTCGTCGGCGGAGCTCGGGGACATCACGGGGTTCTACATGATCGACGAGGAGGGCATGCTGCAGACGGTGGACGTGAGCGCCAAGTTCGTCAACGGGAAGCCGGCCAGGGTGGAGGCCAAGTACGTGATGCGCACGGCCGGGGACTGGGACCGGTTCATGAGGTTCATGGAGAGGTACTCGCAGGCCAACGGCCTCCAGTTCGTCAAGAATTAA